DNA sequence from the Hypanus sabinus isolate sHypSab1 unplaced genomic scaffold, sHypSab1.hap1 scaffold_2803, whole genome shotgun sequence genome:
tgtggttaaaagtgaaagattagaagcatttggaaactggttgatcgaaaaaaaaggtggttaatttcagcaaaacacaggtggaaatcaacagatcaggcagaaattttggagagcaATACATAGAAAACGTTTAGACAGAGCCCCTTCCGCATGCCtagcctgtgtactccgctgcttagttgctctctgaattgcagagttcctccagcgtattgtgtgtgtgcgtctctatatttccagcaactgcagaatctcctatgttttatatcagcattttacattggcattagatacacgttgatattgagtatattgtttatgggagccgctctctgcgttaaaacagcggcagattttttctatacccacgataaaaaaaaatgaggtatggacattgaaccggtgcttgcagaaagGTTTAATGGCACcttgattacccatagggccatgcgtTAAGAATTTCGCCGGTGCTGAAGCGccgatcaaatgcgcaggcgtcaggctgaggacgtccctgagtttcacgcatgcgcgcagtacacaaggctttgaaaatgtcggttgcaggtaagagcgattctccATGGGTTAATCTTAAACAGCGACTTCGGGACGATTCTTGTGAAATCCGGACACCGTGAtccgcaatcccgggacagtcctgccctcttccctctctctctgccccacgatccgtacacgagCCCCGGGGAGCTACCGGCTGCTGagtgaatgggaaccgatggatctctcagacagagctgagctccagctatctgaatgtaaggattaggaactcggagaaagggaacacattcttttacatcagcagttgagaaaatcggcattagtactcttttccatagatgctgcgtggcctgctgagctcctccagtattttgtgcgtgttgcttcctcaacctcaggggtgggcaaactttttgacttgtgggccacaaaggttctaaaatttgacaggggggccggaccaggagcagatggacggagtgttttggtaatacacctcataagagaagtCCCatagtatttagctatttattgaaatgacttttaaaacactgaaaattaaatgaataaaatacagcttttttaaatagtaacagttaatattttaaagcacagaaaattctgttatccttcaagatattatcatcaacttgtcctgctccttcttattcaattgtcccctgtgccaaaactcaacaacgaccagccagtatgcggagcgcgttatttgatctggagcacattttttattttgagaacgtacgtgcacctgcgcactactaaggtccatcacttaacagaaatgacatgtaacatgtaaggcttattgaaaaaaatattttcaaatgcattttttacataacacaatgaagaaacttatgtttaatttcagtgggaacagtgttgttggactccctttttagccagcgcatcaaagtctagatttagttttgttgttgcgattctcaggatggatctgaggtgttggtcagttaacttggagctgtggctggctttgttgatgttcatgacgctgaatgcctgttcacacaaataggtcgagccgaacaaagagtaaagcgcaaatgtggagtaataggcttcacctcaacaaaggtcaatgtgtcgcggtgtgctacatgcagcgctaaaattactacacagagtcggtaactgcagtcgaagaaaaaaactttattcgaaatccccagcctcacttctaagcctccctcaacctgccctcctgcacagaggctccaaagctcagtgctcgcaaatccctgcaggctatctcccttagccggaacgctggctaattgtgagccggttcggatgtgccaggaaatgggtcgccccaAATGTATAtggagtgcgtcatctattgggaaaacaccagaattgcggggaaaaacgttaacaaggtttattaatataatttcatcaagttctgcgggccggaggCCCCCGGGACGTAGTTTGCCCATGCATGACTTAGCGACTCTGCAGTGGAACcaattattacaaattagaggggagattattacaaattagaggggtattagagggaaggaggggagacctccaatgtccttgatgccctcacctacaagatgtgcagcttgtaaccctgcacttcaatgagctgcaacttgaaatggctgaattccagatcatccagcagttggagtgGTTGAcagatatgacatgaagatgggtgagttactcccaaggtgcaggacactggAAACTGGATGagaatcaggaaggggaatgaggttaaataggcattgcagagtactctagtggccatcccccacaacaacaggtggaccagtttagaaactgttggggggaattacctggcagaggaaagtcaaagggctgataggggattcattaattagaggaacagaacaagaggggacaaatattctggtggtaaggcttgctagtggtagtgagcaggggagagggtgatgtggttaaaataagttgtagggggaatgggagccagaatgacagacagatagtggagagtgtgaattgaattgactttattagatacatacttcataaacatgaagagtagaaatatttaccttacatctccatacaaatgtgcaatgtgtaatttatatagATAGTTTgcacataggacagtcaatataacattgaaatgcaattgtatcagcatgaattaattagtctgatggcctgttggaagatgatgtcctggagcctgttgctcattttgctgtggtaccgtttcctggacggtagcagcaggaacagtgtgtggttgtggtgaattgggccTGTTTGTCCCTGGTATTCGTtcagccctttttacacacctgtctgtgtaaatgtactgaatcatggaaagtagattgtgcaatgtataatttccttgtttatatttagagacattttttggtgtataaaatgatgaggggtattgagcgtgtgagtggccagaagagtgtttttttttccagggttgaaatggataATGCCAcgtttccacactcccatagatcctttgtccatctcctgagtaaatagagtttgagaaatatttaagatctcccccgtctgctttggttccacacgtggattgccattccggtcttccagaggaccacctttgtgccttgcaatctttttgcacttcatctatcactagaatccctgaggattatccttcaccttttctgtgacagcaacctcatgccatcttttagccatcctgttTGATTTCTTATGTATTCTCTTgcgtttcttatactccataagaaactgattgcctatccctgttatgcaattccattttgtgctttaccagggtctcaatatctcttgcaatccaagtttccctacagtttctgtctttaccttttattctgacatacccgcttactactttcaaaattttgttttgaaggcctcccatttaccaagcacacctttgccataaagcagcctttCCCAATCCAaggttgccagatcctagtgttgattccaggtgttgatcatgccctgaacacatccaactttcctacgctgctccttgtattgaaatatacagggctccgcatattcactgcaccacgctcaactttttcattcctgactttgtctgaggcctgaacaacaactgtctccacaaactctccactatctgttatgttattcaggctcccattcccctgcaactttagtttaacccctcttacccccacccccccaccatgcagatctatcacccctttggctttcatcgcccagatcaataaaaaggaggtgcataccaggtacaggcagataggaacaaatggggtacttatgaaatacaggaaattcaagtgaacacttataaaagaaataaaagaaggcatgaggttgccccagcagacaaggtgaagaagaatcctcagggattctgcagatatgttacgaGCAAacagattgcaagggaaaaaattaattctctggaagatcagaatggtaatccatatgaaggGATAACTTAGACTTGGGGAggttttttgcatccgtatttactcaagagatgagcacatagtctatagaagtgaggcaaagccacgtcaacttcatggaccctgtacagattacagagatggagggggttgctgtcttgaggcaaattagtgtggatcaatccccagggcctgacaagttgttcactaggaccctgcagaaggcaagtgcagaaattattggGGCCTTCGCacagatacttaaatcatccttagtgacaggtgagctactggaggattggaggactgacaatgttgttctgctgttcaagaaaggctgtaaaaataaactaggaattTATACGTTGGTGggcttgacatcagaactgggaacgtttttggaatgtgtgtgcaggaaccaggtatatactgtaagtatttggatagctgtggactgataaaggatagacagcatggctccagccaatcttatagagtctttCGAGGAAGTTAtcgggaaagtggatgaaggcaaggcagtagatgttgtctgcatggacgttagcaaggcacttgacaaagtctcatatgggaggttggtcaagaaggttcagtcactcagcattccaGATGatacagtaaattggatgagacactgtctttgggataagccagagtgtggtagcagatggttgcctctctgactggaggcctgtgactagtgtttgccacagggatcagtgctggatctgttgttctttgtcatctatatcagtaatctggatgatagtgtggttaactgaatcagcaaatttgtggatgacaacaagactgggGGTTTGGTGGACTgcaagaagactatcatggcttgcagtgtgatctggaccaggtgggaaaatggttttagaaatggtaaatggaatttaatgcagaccagtgtgagttgttgcactttggtatgacctaccaagggaggtctttcacagtgactggtcgggcacggaggagtgttgtagaagaaagggtcaaaggaatacaagtccttaattcactgaaggtgatatcacaggtagatagagatggaaagaatgatttcagcccattgcccttcatgaaccaaagtactgataacaatagatggatgttgaagaccttggtgaggcctaatttgaagtattgtgtgcagttttggtcacctgcctacaggaaagatgtaaaagaagttcagagatttcagagaaaattcacaaggatgttgccaggtctggaggatttgggttataaggaaagattgaacaaatcaggactttattccttggaatgcagaagattgaggggagatttgtttgTGATAGAGAGGCACAGGTAGTGTTAATGCAAACTGGCTTTTTCCACGAAGattgggtgggacgacaaccagaagccatgggttaaggatgaaaggcgaaatgttaaggagaacatgaggggaaacttcttcacacagacggtcatccgggtgtggaatgagcagccagcacaagtggagcATGAGAgatcgatttcaacacttaagaggtttgtgtaggtacctggatggtaaggGTGTGGGAGTTgtctgtttaaatagttcagcacaaactagatggcccaaagggcttgtttctgtgttcaaattttctatgattgtgacaagaacctgaaataatacaaaatttcactctaaccccttttgacagctgtgtgaaccaaccagtcatttcagcaggaattttttatatggcgttaaaactgtggcacattacgttaataatacataaaagaaaatccctgCTGCATGTCAAGAAaagctatttgtgtgagagtgtttcagttactgtggggtcaggcacccatgcagctcagtgggaacagggaataataccaatggagagagtcaaactgagccaggtcacagattggaggtggcagaaatgcccctttcttatagagacaggaagaacatcagagaattgatggtcattccagataccagcactctgcccggtcaggagatgatttctctctccagctTGGGTtgtacctcactgtaacagtgtgataacaGATCAAactttggcaactcaagtaatctcatctgagatgttgtcctacacccattgatggattttgtaaatctttttacaggttaaaaatgagaaggaattcatCTCCAGGAAACTCAAACACGACacaccagttttgttgtctctgtctgggtatttaagaagtggaacaagggatccaattgaccacccttcctgctcagactgtggggagggattcactcggtcatttgaccaacttgCACACCTGTAATTTACACAGGAGAAGGGCCTTTCACCTGCACAGacggtgggaatggattcacttggttatcacaattgaaggtacatcagcaagttcacactgggcaaggccattcacctgttctgtgtgtgagaaggggttcagtcagtcatcccacctgtggacacaccagtcagttcacactgggtagaggctggtcaactgctgagtatctgggaaaggattcacttagtCATCTGATCTAATGGCACACCAGtgtggtcacactggggagaagccattcacctgctcagtctgtgggaaaggatttacacagtcatctaccctactggtacaccagcgaggtcacactggggagaagccgttcacctgctcagtctgcaggaagggattcattcagtcatcctacctacagagacatcagcgagttcacactggggagaagcctttcacctgctcagtctgtgggaagggattcactcagttagctaacctacagaatcacctgcgaattcacactggggagaagccgttcacctgctcagtctgtgggaagggattcactcagtcagctaacctacagaatcacctgcgagctcacactggggagaagccgttcacctgctcagtctgtgggaagggattcactgagttatctaacctgctgagtcaccagcgagttcacactgaggagaagccattcacctgctcagtctgtgggaagggattcattcagttagttaacctacagaatcacctgcgagttcacactggggagaagccgttcacctgctcagtctgtgggaagggattcattcagtcatccaacctacagagacatcagcgagttcacactggggagaagccattcacctgctcagaatgtgggaagagattcactgagtcatccaccctgctggtacatcagcgagttcacactggggagaggccgttcacctgctcaatctgtgggaagagattcactaatttttccagcctacagagacatcagcgagttcacactggggagaggccattcacctgctcagtctgtgggaagagattcactgaatcatccaccctactggatcatcagcgagttcacactggggagaggccattcacctgctcagtctgtgggaagggattcattaagTCAGCTAACCTACGGaatcacctgcgagttcacactggggagaggccattcacctgcgcagtctgtgagaaaggattcactgtgtcatccaccctacagagacatcagcgagttcacactgtggagaagccgttcacctgctcagaatgtgggatgggattcactcagttagctaacctacagagacatcagcatgTGCATActagggagaagccattcacctgctcagaatgtggaaagggattcactcagttatccagcctacagaaacatcagcaagttcacacaggggagaggcaattcacctgctcagaatgtggaaggagattcgctGACTCTTCTaccctgcagagtcatcagcgagttcacactggggagaggccattcacctgctcagtctgtgggaagagattcactcatttatccagccgacagagacatcagcgagttcacactggggagaagccattcacctgctgagaatgtgggaaaggattcactcagtcatcccatctgCTGGGACACCAGTCAGttattatgaatccctaggttttgtttgctgtggacattcattttaagagagagagtgaTTAAGAAGGCGAATCAGTCtggcttgcagcttgtttacatcgctcacagcttgtttagttttaaccgaggacactgacactcagagtcagacagagacaaaggaggaaaaatggcaagaatcgaaaccagggaactagtggccaagggtctctgtttggaactttcctttgcccacaagggtggacaaattattgattcaccatacatcgaatgtgtggttatcacctcatttgatccatagcagtggatctgatttggATTTTGATTTGGATCTgcggagaccacttatgtgttaacccttgcctggctgtggtgtggtaattcatttGAAGACAATACCACTTATGACAAGTCACTTTGGatgataattagtatgtggatttggaaggatgacagataaaatctacagcgaccgttggtctcgttttaccaccatgaaacctgtggaatacaacataattgccttctctcaacatttaccctggattacaaatatctctctctcatcacctgttctgtagttgaactgaactttcatactttaccatctcaagactccaagccttgtttcccccgagctcaatagttaGGGAATTTTATTTATACAcatttatacacataacactcacgaggaaatctgcagatgctggaaattcaaaccacacacaaaaaatgctcgtggaacacagcaggccaggcagtatctatatgGAGAAGAactgctgatgtttcaggccaagacccttcgtcaggactaactgaaaggaaagatactaagagatatgaaagtagtggggggagggtgacatgcgaaatgataggagaagaccagaggtggtgggatgaagctatgagctggaaaggtgatcggcGAAAGTGATGCAAAGCCGGAGATGGGAAAGCATcattggacaggaggcctcgggagaaagaaaggtggggggaagcaccagagagacatggaaaaCACGCAAACAATtgaatatgtcagtgatggggtgagaaggggaagaggggcattaacggaagttagagaagtcaatgttcatcccatcaggttggaggctacccagccggtatataaggtgttgttcctccaacctgagtttggattaattttgacaggagaggaggccatggatagacatatcagaatgggaatgggacgtggaattaaaatgtgtggctactgggagtaGTCTGATgttgctggttcgtttctaaagcgttagggtttgtaacaaaatggggcctgcatctgggatatgaacaaatttagGGATTGATTTCATATCAAtttgattggggaaatcccttttgatttatttgtgtgtggaaaattagcagcaatggatgttgataaatatctggaagtgtgaacctctcaggcattagaggacaccagaaggattgagttgttgagtattgctaaaacgttaatacttgctaaggtgaaattgacaatgaggattgcacagatgcagaggataatagctgaacattatgtatctgagcatgtgtttaaagtggaggaggagtttcctgaaagtaaaccgagTGAGCTTGAGATCCAGTACAAGTTAGAACAATTAAAGATGGAAGCTCCGGAAAGGCAGAGACAGTTTCAGGCTGGAGAGGCAgaaaagcagaaagaaaattctcttacaaagtCTAATTAAGGGAAAGACTTAgtaagcctattctgctttgacagttgctgaagcagcttattatttatttatttatgctgccTCAATCattgccactgggctataaatgtgcaggagctgtgtgtggttcagtgctttgctcaagaacacagacgctgcctcggctgaggctgaAACTCATGACTTTCAGATCGCGagttcaacaccttaaccacatggcCACGCACCACACATTCTGACtcagtgaaacaggctgtgctcaaagctttcgagttggtcccagaagcagaccggcaaaagtttagaaatttgaagaaatctgtgaaccagacatgtggaatttgcctatgagaaAATTGTGTGCattgaccgctggtgcacatctgaacatgtaaatgatTATTTTAACAGCTtgtaagagttggttttaattgaagagttCAGAAGGCGCGTCCCTGATGGCATAAAgatgtatttagatggaaatgatgctgccactatgcaggaatctgctggattagcagaccagtttgctttaactcataaagttatgtttaccctgactaagagtttccaaaaggctcttgtcaagttgtgggtaaacctactGAGCTCACCCCAGTGGCCTATACCTGTATTCGGTTAACCATTTTCCAAAGttgtagtggattgtgttggcccattgccaaagactaaagctgaccatcagtatctgctaactattatgagtacctcatccagattcccagaggcaatacctctcagaaatattaaagcgaAGGCTCTTAACAAGATTTTCAGTTTATttggtttgcctaaagaaatccagtctgatcaaggatgtaattttacatctggattattccagcaggtagtttctgAACTGGGAGCAGAACAAATTGCATCATCTGCGTACCGTACAGAATCAAAAGGGGCTTTAGatagatttcattctaccctcaaaacaatgattaagacatattgtgttgaaaatggaaaagactgcgatgaaggaatacatttgcttttgtccacagaaagagagtcagtacaggaatcaccgggctttactccatttgaacttgtatttgatcGCAgagggacctttgaccttgttaaaaggAACGGTGGATTGATGTTAACTCgatagactatgttttgaagttcaaaaataaactacaacaAGCCTGTAGTCTAGCGAGCCAAAACTTAAAGatatctcaaaacaaaatgaagtgttggtttgataacaggACTcccgaaagaaaataccaggtgggagataaggtgcttgccttatattgacgaatccacttcaggtgaaattcaatacaccgtatgaaatagtctcccaaattaatgatgtgaattatgttattaaaacacccaacTGACttgaactaacacaggtggtacacataaatatgataaagccttttctgacaagcaggcaccatctgtgggtGTTGTTATCAAAACAAATGAAACTGGCAACCCTGACAATGAAACacttgactcgtctgagacttttcagaagccaaacatggtcccagttaggctaatgaattcggttgttccagaaaacattgctaacaagttgtctcatctgcagccaaagcaacaacaacagctgaaggaattaattctgaagtttaaagattcatttcccgatgttcccaagcaaacaacggtcgcagtacatgatgtagatgttggtcaagc
Encoded proteins:
- the LOC132388234 gene encoding gastrula zinc finger protein XlCGF26.1-like; protein product: MAHQCGHTGEKPFTCSVCGKGFTQSSTLLVHQRGHTGEKPFTCSVCRKGFIQSSYLQRHQRVHTGEKPFTCSVCGKGFTQLANLQNHLRIHTGEKPFTCSVCGKGFTQSANLQNHLRAHTGEKPFTCSVCGKGFTELSNLLSHQRVHTEEKPFTCSVCGKGFIQLVNLQNHLRVHTGEKPFTCSVCGKGFIQSSNLQRHQRVHTGEKPFTCSECGKRFTESSTLLVHQRVHTGERPFTCSICGKRFTNFSSLQRHQRVHTGERPFTCSVCGKRFTESSTLLDHQRVHTGERPFTCSVCGKGFIKSANLRNHLRVHTGERPFTCAVCEKGFTVSSTLQRHQRVHTVEKPFTCSECGMGFTQLANLQRHQHVHTREKPFTCSECGKGFTQLSSLQKHQQVHTGERQFTCSECGRRFADSSTLQSHQRVHTGERPFTCSVCGKRFTHLSSRQRHQRVHTGEKPFTC